The window CTCCAGGTGATCAAGATGCTCGTGTACACGACGGGGGCGACGGGCAAGGCGCTCCGGCGAGACGTCGCCGAGAACGTGTTCACGGTGAGCAACCTCCGTGGCGTCCTGCAGCACGGCCACCAGCGCATGGAGCTGCAGAAGCTGGCCATGGACGTCCTCACCGGAATGGCCATGGACGAGAGGGCCAAGGAGACGATCGTCGGCACCGGGGGCGTAGTCAAGCTGCTACTGTCGATATTCTTCAACGCCGGCGAGTGCGAGCTCGGGAACGAGGCCGGCGAGGCGCTGGCGATGCTCGCCTTGGAGAGCGAGGCGAGCTGCGCCGCCATCCTCAAGAGGGCCGACGTGCTCGATCAGCTGGCCTCCGCGTTGGACGCCCACGACGCTCGATGCCTCAACGCCATGAGGGTCCTGCGCAACCTCTGCGCCTACTCGGGAGAGGAGCATCGAACGCGCCTGAGCGAGGTGACCAAGGCCATGCCCACGGTACTACGACATCTCTTACTTACTTGGTCATGTTATACTAGTATTTCTGCCTGCGTGATCCTACCTAACCTAACCATGTCTGACACAATCTTAAACCGTACTTACTTACTTATATTAGACATGACATGTGGATGACAGACACAATTATCTATCTTTGGCATTCAGGTGCTGGGAGCCACCATGACAGGACGAGACAAGATCCTGGAAGTGTCCGTGGGACTGACGACACAGATCTGCAGGTTCATCGACGTCGACcaattcaccgccgagctgcgccggGCCGGCCTGGACGAGCGCGCGTACGTCGAGCGGCTGGTCGGCATCCTGCGGCAATACAGGCACCCGGAGATCAGAGTGCCACGGATGCGGCGGTTCGTGGTGCAGCAGATTGTCTGGCTCATTACGACGAGCTCacgtcgaggcggcggcggcggcggctttgtgGAGTTGCTCCGGGAGCTCGGGATGGAGCGGCTGCTCGAGGCCATCGCCGAGACGACGTCAGAGGTGGAGTGCTACCACGTCTTCTCTGGCAGCGTCCCCATCGGCAAGCACCGCGAGAACTTCTCTGCCATCGTGGACACCGCGCTCCAGCTGCTCGCCGCCGGAGACGCTGCTGGTGCCGGGGGAGGAGAAAGCGTCAGCTGAATCGAACGGAAGACTGCAATGACGCTCTGAAGCGGGAGGATTGAATCAAGAGATGAGATTAGTCAAGGGAGTTGAGCATTCTGTTCCTAGTATATATTGCAAGACCACAAAACTACTTATTTTTTTGTATTGTAGAGAGTTGTATAGATCACTGGTCAATGTGATTAGAGAGTTCAGCGTGTATAGTTCCAAAACAGGATCCGGAACGCTTTCAGACCGAACAGATTAGGTCACAGTTCATGGCAATGCAAGTTACAAGATCATAGCCTGGTTAACAGTAGAAACTTGCAAGATCCTATCCATGTTTTATTTACCTGCTTTCCGCAGTTTCAGATCAGGGAAATTCATCCACACAACTTCGAGAGAACGGATTCTGGAACCTAATCATTATTATGCATTTGTTTAAACAAGTTCATCCAGATGACTCGAGAACTGGCCGGATTCAGGAGGAGGCAGGAGTGAACTTGATGGAAACGCTGTTGACGCAGTGGCGCTCATCGGTAGGCGTCTTGAAGCCTTCTCCCTTGAACACATGTCCCAAATGCCCGCCGCAAGATGCGCATGTGATCTCTACCCTCCTACCATCAGGGTCAGGCTGAAGTGAACACAAGGGAACATGGTACCATTCAGTATGTTGTactcaaacaaacaaaataaattcCTGATGATAGAATCAAGTAAATGAACGGCTGTTGAAGGAAGCATACCGTCCTGTGTATGGCTCCAGGGAGCCCCTCGAAGAAGGCCGGCCAGCCACAGCCGGAGTCGAATTTGGTGGTGGACTTGTACAGGGGCGTTCCGCAGCCAACGCAGTTGTACGCCCCGTCACCGTAGAACTTGTTGTACTCGCCTGTTCCCGGTAACCTGGATCGCAATGTGAGGTTAGCTTGAACTTGAAGGCATGTGCGAGAGCATGCTGGCACCATTTTCAGAAATTACTTTGCACGTCAGGTTACAAACAATGGTCGTCATGTTGGAACTTCAGAGTTTTGATCCCTTTGGGCTAACTTGGTTCAGTTTCTATAGTTTTTTTTGCAGCTTTCCTAGTTGTTTAGTCAGGCCAATGTGGGTGGTTTGTACATCTTGAGGCTTTCTCGGCATTCTTCTTATATAGACATTGGCGCCAATTTAGATGCATATTTGAGAAAATGATGGAATTTCAGACCCATAACAATAGATGAAATGTAACTGAAGTTTACTGTTTGAGAAACCACAGTTGTGCGTAGGCTAAAAACAGTTTGATAAGGCTACTTAGGTATGGACTTGCACCAGTAACAATGCACATGCACTTCTATTACTCCCCTGATCTCTTCTCATACAAGTTCTAAAGCAATTTAAGCTTTCAAATATACGCAAATCCGAATCCTGATGCATAAACGTGCTGCTGCTAGGTAAACAGGTCAAATTTCCTCATATGGTTTCACCTATAAGAATTATCCCAATTAACACTGGCAAATTGATGTGAATGTTAATCGGTTCACATCAGACTAATGTCCTCATGTGGTTTCAGCACCGATTTGTAATGCGGGAATGTCATATGAATCAGTTCGTTCCCCCAAGGAATATGAAAGGATAAGTAGTTTGCAAATGGAGTTAACTTCCTATCCTACCCCAACTAATGTTCATTGAAAAGGCAGTCATCTTTTTTAGTGTCACATGCTTGGCACGGTAAATATAATCAACTATACCAGTGAAGAGTATATTCCGCCTCAATAGAAGAGAAGCGGAAAAAACTATGGCCTAATAAACTCTAATGAACAATCGATACATTTGAGGGATATAAAAACGTACTAACATTTAGCTTGTTTTAGACTTCACTCTCCAATTTTAAATCTTTCAGTCCATAATCCATACAATTAGTTCTTGAAGAgcttttctttttgaatttttgttttttctaattctaaaGCAAAGTAGTGAGTAACTAAATCATAACTCAGTTTCGATTATGAAGTTGCTAAACACACATACTGTGTGGTGGTTTTTGAACAACTTGACACTACAGGAACTGTCTACAAGAGTAGATAGAGGGCATTAGGGCATGTCTGCAGATTTATTTATTTATGCAAATTTAGATGCATATCCTGAATAGGATTGTTATACGGAGTACAGAGTACTACATCTTTTTTTACTCTATAATTCTATTTTTTTTTTGCGAATTACTCTATAATTCTATATTCCTTCTTATTACTCCATAAGAAGTCAACCCAGACAGGTTGGCTTAACGCAAGTAGCCATAAACTGGCTGAGATATTGCTAAGTGGGGATCCAATTATTGAATCAGGATTGGCATGATTCATCAACAAGAACACAAGAACGGTGAGTAGCAAGCAGGGTAAACATCCAGGCAGAGTCAACGGGTTCGAAGCTCCATGAATCCTCCTACCATGCAAATTTAGATGCATATCATGAGTGGGATTATTATACTACTCCTACATTTTTTTACTCTATATAATTCTATATTCCTTCTTCTTATATAAGAAGTCAACTTAGACAGGTTGGCTTCACGCAGATAGCCATATAAAACTGGCTGGGATAGTGCTAAGTGGGGATCCAATTGTTCAATTAGGATTGGCATGATCCATCAATAGAAACAGAAGAAAAGTGAGTAGCAAGCAGAGTCAACACCCAGGCAGAATCGACTTGACGACGGGTTCGAAACTCTAAGATCATCCTACCAATCGATGGCTATGGCGCCAGCATCAAAATCGGCCAGAGGGAACCCGCACGGCTCCAAGAAAAAGAAAGGGGGCAACTAAGAACGAGAGATGGCAGAAAGTATATGTACTGACTCGGTGCCCTTGAGGCGGAGGATGCGGAACTGCTCGGGGGAGAGGACGGCACGCCACTCCTCCTCGCTCCTCGGCTTGCTGTCGCCGGACGCCATCGGTCGCGCTCGCGCGCGCGGCGAACGCAGGGAGCACGAAGCCGGCGGAGCGCCGAGGAGGGAGGCAGGGAGGGAGGGGAGGATCGAGAGCAGAGGGGAAGAGGATAGCGGAGACTTTTTGTTGCGCGGTGGGGGCGACTGGCCACGTTTTCAAGCCTGCGGGTGGGAAGCACGGCGTCCATTTGGCACCCAATTCAATTCATGTATTATCCGGATCCGGTGCAGGTGCGTTGAACTTAGATCCTCCCTCAATCGTTCAACTTTAAATCATTCAACATGGAAATATATGCATATGTGAAACGGATAAGTGCAACTTTAAATCATTCAACATATAGAGTAGATTTGAGTGGGGACAGAGGGGGTATAATATAATTTCCTCTCTTGCGTGTGAAATCGCGCTCAAACTCATTAATATGACATTCCCTTattttcaaataaaaataaaaatggcatTCCCTTCGTTCCTACATATAATTATAAGTCCTTGTAGAGATTTCAATAAGAactactccataataagatgggtgaatctacactctaaattacGTATATATACATCGAAATGTAGTCTGTATTGAAATATATAAAAAGACtcatatttaaaaacggagggagtagtcgctCTATTCTTGTCCGTTAGAGACCCATTCCCAAAGTATTTCATACCTCCACCCGGCAAAAAGTGTTGGGCACGTATGCCATAGAGCCACCTTCCCCTTGTTTGGCCCGGGCCCACTCCTCATCCGCGATTGGACGATTGCATGTTGCGGCAATTGCGTTCCAACCAACTATTGTCATGTGGTCCTTCAGACTAGTGAATAGCAAATCGAGGAAGTGCACACCTGTATCCTTATCTCCCGACGCATCGACGTCGAGGGACCACTTCCTGGCAAAGGGTTACTCCTCCGGGGGAGCCGTATGCATGGCCGCTCGTCGGTTGTGGCAACCCACGTCAGAAGCACCACACCTCTCCCCACTGATATCCTGCAAGTGCATATGATATAATTATAGCCTTCTCAAAATAAGAGTATCGATCACACTGAGAGATTTGGTGCAACGAAACAGATCCTTATAAGGACCCGAATATCCGTGCTTTATGTGTCAGTCCCTGGATCAATTGTTAGCATGCACAGTACACGATGAAATACCAGGAAATATCACATGTCATAATATTACATAGCAGCCAGTCTCTTTTATGTTACATATATGCTTAGCTCAAGGCAAGTTTACAATGTCATATAGCAGAAATACAATATTATCTTGTGGTGTCATGCACTCACACACAAAAGTTGAGTATAGCATCATAACCCTAAATCATAATTCTTACTTGTCCTACACAAGTCCTGAACATGATATGTTGCAACCGCAAAGGTTAATAAATTGAATGTATTGACATGTCACACCTAATAACAACATATCATTCATTATAAACAATATATGGCAAAGGTGAGTTTCTATTCTATTTTGCAGCAATTTTTTTCATCTAAATCTACTTCCAAGACAAGTCTTGATCATCTAAATTGACAAGAGACTAATATGTTTCGTCTCCCATGTCTATTCAGCCATGAAAACCCTCAGATTTCCTAGATTGAGATGATCAGGTTTTGTATATGTTTCAAGGGTGCTTAATCAATGATGCAACAATGGGGACTCCAAGGGCATCAATCATCAACACATATCACTTGAAAGAAAAAAGTCCCGACAAATACAAGTGTTGACAATCAAGCATCAATGCATTTAATGGGGACTCTTAAAGCGCATCAATCTGACGAAGCTTTTACTTGAGAAAAAATCTTGAAGCCTATAGTTATAACGTAGACTCACCACTTTCTTGAATCACTCTGAAACTCAATCTCGTATCCCATAGCAAAGATGGCACATAATCACACAATTTAATGATGCCCAAGTGGCAACATGGATCATCAAAATCATATTAAACATGTAGCTATCCTATACCAGGTTCAACATATCATTGCAAAATAGTGGAATATGAGGAGAGCATTATCACAAGTGCAACTTGACTAGAAATTAAAGttccacacacacgcacacacacacacacgcgcgcgcgcacacacacacacacacaatgatgAAGTCATTTGTTCTCACGATTTTTGGCAGAGCTACACTTCCCTCTCCAAACAGTCTATCATAAAAACAAAATCACATAAACAACCATTCCATACCATTCGAATCAACCAACAATAACATGACAAAGTTGGGTGTATAGTGTAGAATAAATctcatttggtgtttgtgttatGGTTTAAGTTCAACTAAAGtttaattaaaatttgaatttcatATTAAAATTTAATTTGGTTTCAAAAATGAATTTCTTATTTAAATTTGGTTCGATTTGATAAATTTAAATTGGTACAAATGATTCAAATTGTTTTATTTGGATTGCCACATTTGAATTCATATTCAAGGTTTGAGTTGAATTTAAACTTGATTTAAAGTTATGGTCCAAACTTAGTTTGAATTCAATTTGTATTAGCATTTGAAATTTCAAAAGATGAGTTTAGCTTCAAATGGATTAAGATTTGATCAATGTTGACTTGTGAATTCATTTGCAAGAAGTCTCAATTGATATGTCTGAATGTGGACTTGTGGTTTGGATTCTATGTTGAAattaagtttgaatttgaattcaaataattttaaataTCTTGAATCAAACTAGTTATAAAATGTTTTTTGAACTTTTGGAACACAAAGCATCATTAATTCCAGATTCCTAAATCAAAAGTTATAATCAACTTAAATATCAATTTGAATTTGATTCTAAAACCTCTCCCATAGCATCATTTTTCACTCGCTTCTTCAATTTTATTTGCATTTAGATTTAGTTTGTTCCATTTTTTATTTCAGCGAGTCCATTTATAACTTTAAGTTATAAGGACCATTCTGCAAAAAGTTTCACCCACTTGGGTTTGGGGTTTCCAATTGGTTcaattgaagtttgaattcaaatttgagtaAACTGATTTTTCAAAGGTTAAAATTTGTGAAACTAGGGTTCTACTCGATGCTACTGATCAACGTCAACATAGTGCAAAAGGTTTAACTCAAATTGGATTCATAATTTACAAACTAGGGCCTACTGAAGGTTCTAATTCAATTTGAATAGATTCATATTTTAAATGTGGAAAATTGAATGTAATTAGCACTGGTGAATACTGAACTCCATGAGGTTCGTTATGTAAAAAGAATCACCTCAATAGGAGTTGTGGATAAAAAGTTATGATATTTCTAAGAGTAGGGGCTAATCTACAAAAGTGTCAGGGTtcactgttttatttattttaaatccacTAACTGTTTCGAAAGGGAATGAATGTCAGCCTTTAGATTTAACGAGCCTCGAAGAGTATGGATTAGTGGGCGACATGGCACATCCTGATTGGATGGTACCACTTTAGCCACCTATCGACGCCCTATTGGCTCATACAGGTTCGGCCAGTTGCTAATCTTGGCCATCCATGCATGATCGGACAACTGAGGAAGCGAGAGCTTGCCGAATGGCGTGACTTCTCCGGAGATGACGTGGGCGGCGGTGATGGTGCTCGGGATTCATCGTGGGGTCCTCTCAAGTGATCCTCAGTGACAGGAAAGGCAGGACTATGCGTGGAGCGATGTGGCATGTCCAAAGGTGGCCTTAGATGCGTCGAGTGCATCCTCAGGTGACAGTGGCGACTTGTTGGAGCGGCAAAAGCTCCAACGAGCTTCAAGACAAAGTCAAATTCGACGGTTATGGTTCCTTCGGGTAGATTAGGTGGTCA is drawn from Triticum dicoccoides isolate Atlit2015 ecotype Zavitan chromosome 6B, WEW_v2.0, whole genome shotgun sequence and contains these coding sequences:
- the LOC119322686 gene encoding peptide methionine sulfoxide reductase B5; this encodes MASGDSKPRSEEEWRAVLSPEQFRILRLKGTELPGTGEYNKFYGDGAYNCVGCGTPLYKSTTKFDSGCGWPAFFEGLPGAIHRTPDPDGRRVEITCASCGGHLGHVFKGEGFKTPTDERHCVNSVSIKFTPASS